From a single Brassica rapa cultivar Chiifu-401-42 chromosome A01, CAAS_Brap_v3.01, whole genome shotgun sequence genomic region:
- the LOC103850674 gene encoding protein transport protein Sec24-like At4g32640, with protein MAAPVPPGEIRPNNQRNSGPPSYFPGSQGNANALADNMQNLSMNRPPGSGPRPPPPFGQSPQPFPQGAPSYGAPQRGPSPMARPGPPHAGMGRPSGPPPGAQPSGFPSNVPLGRPTGPPSSQPPFGSRPSMPGGPVAQPGVSSSGFPAFGPSGPPPGARPMGFGSPPPPVGSSGMSMPPPSGMLGGPVSNGPPQVAGSGGFQRGPQFPGAAVSTPQAPYAQPPASPFTRPPPQPLGAHPLSGYSPLSTSVAPSMPPPPATFPGAPYGRPAVSGSPYGPPSGQVAPPPLGFPGQMQPPRYGGMGPLPNQSMTTIPSAMGQPGAPVPGPSRIDPNQIPRPGSSSSPVVFETRHSNQANPPPPATSDYIVRDTGNCSPRYMRCTINQIPCTVDLLSTSGMQLALMVQPLALPHPSEEPIQVVDFGEGGPVRCSRCKGYINPFMRFVDQGRKFTCNFCGYTDETPRDYHCNLGPDGRRRDADDRPELCRGTVEFVATKEYMVRDPMPAVYFFLIDVSMNAIQTGATAAACSAIQQVLSDLPEGPRTFVGIATFDSTIHFYNLKRALQQPLMLIVPDVQDVYTPLETDIIVQLSECREHLELLLDSIPTMFQESKTPESAFAAAVKAAFLAMKSKGGKLMVFQSVLCSVGVGALSSREAEGRANMSANEKEAHKLLQPADKTLKTMAIEFAEYQVCVDLFITSQAYVDMASISVIPTTTGGQVYCYYPFSALSDPPKLYNDLKWNITRPQGFEAVMRVRCSQGVQVHEYSGNFCKRIPTDIDLPAIDCDKAIMVTLKHDDKLQDGAECSFQCALLYTTIYGERRIRVTTLSLPCTNLLSNLFRAADLDSQFACMLKQAANEIPTKALPLVKEQAINSCTNALYAYRKFCATVTSSGQLILPEALKLLPLYTLALTKSVGLRTDGRIDDRSFWINYVSSISTPLAVPLVYPRMISVHDLDAKDDEGSVLPPSIPLSSEHISNEGVYFLENGEDGLLYVAESVDSGILQKLFGVPSVAEIPSQYVLQQYDNQLSKKFNDVVNEIRKQRCSYLSIKLCKKGDPSGMLFLSHMVEDRTASGPSYVEFLVQVHRQIQLKMN; from the exons ATGGCTGCTCCTGTGCCTCCAGGGGAAATTAGACCCAACAACCAGCGAAACTCCGGGCCACCAAGTTACTTCCCTGGCTCTCAAGGGAACGCTAATGCTTTAGCTGACAATATGCAGAACTTGAGCATGAATCGTCCACCTGGTTCAGGCCCTAGACCACCTCCTCCTTTTGGTCAGTCACCGCAACCTTTCCCACAGGGAGCTCCTTCTTATGGAGCTCCGCAGCGAGGGCCTTCTCCTATGGCTAGGCCTGGTCCTCCTCATGCTGGAATGGGGAGGCCTAGTGGTCCTCCTCCTGGAGCACAGCCAAGTGGGTTTCCGTCTAATGTACCTTTGGGCAGACCCACTGGTCCACCTTCTAGTCAGCCACCGTTTGGCTCTAGACCGTCAATGCCTGGAGGACCAGTGGCCCAGCCGGGGGTCTCTTCTAGTGGGTTTCCAGCTTTTGGTCCATCAGGTCCTCCTCCAGGGGCACGCCCAATGGGATTTGGTTCACCTCCTCCACCTGTTGGATCATCTGGCATGTCTATGCCTCCTCCCTCAGGCATGCTTGGTGGTCCAGTCAGTAACGGACCGCCCCAGGTGGCTGGTTCAGGGGGATTTCAGAGGGGTCCCCAGTTCCCTGGCGCTGCTGTTTCTACTCCACAGGCACCCTATGCTCAGCCTCCTGCATCACCTTTTACTCGGCCTCCTCCGCAGCCACTTGGTGCACATCCTCTGTCTGGATATTCACCATTAAGTACCTCTGTGGCTCCTTCAATGCCCCCACCACCAGCAACCTTTCCTGGAGCTCCTTATGGCAGGCCAGCGGTATCAGGCTCGCCTTACGGTCCACCATCAGGACAG GTCGCTCCACCTCCTCTAGGCTTTCCTGGCCAAATGCAACCACCAAGATATGGCGGCATGGGACCTTTGCCAAATCAGTCGATGACCACCATACCCTCTGCCATGGGTCAACCTGGCGCCCCTGTTCCTGGGCCCTCAAGGATAGATCCTAATCAAATCCCAAGGCCAGGTTCAAGCTCCAGCCCAGTTGTGTTTGAAACTCGCCATAGTAATCAGGCTAATCCTCCCCCG CCTGCTACTAGTGATTATATAGTTAGAGACACCGGAAATTGTAGTCCCCGTTACATGAGGTGCACAATCAATCAG ATCCCATGTACTGTTGATCTTTTATCTACATCTGGAATGCAACTGGCGTTGATGGTCCAACCGCTGGCGCTTCCTCATCCATCTGAAGAGCCTATACAA GTGGTGGACTTTGGTGAGGGTGGACCTGTTCGTTGTTCGCGCTGTAAGGGATACATAAATCCTTTCATGAGGTTCGTTGACCAAGGAAGGAAGTTCACCTGTAATTTCTGCG GATACACTGATGAGACACCCCGTGACTATCACTGTAATCTGGGTCCAGATGGTAGACGTAGGGATGCTGATGACAGACCTGAGCTGTGTAGGGGAACGGTCGAGTTTGTTGCAACAAAAGAATACATG GTGCGAGACCCAATGCCAGCAGTGTACTTTTTCCTTATTGATGTCTCAATGAACGCGATACAGACAGGTGCTACTGCTGCTGCTTGCAGTGCAATCCAGCAAGTCCTTTCAGACCTGCCT GAAGGTCCTAGGACATTTGTCGGCATTGCTACATTCGACTCAACAATCCACTTTTATAATTTGAAACGTGCACTGCAGCAG CCGTTGATGCTCATTGTCCCTGATGTGCAAGATGTTTATACACCTTTGGAAACAGATATCATTGTTCAGCTATCTGAA TGCCGTGAACACCTAGAGCTTTTGCTGGATAGTATCCCAACGATGTTTCAGGAAAGTAAGACTCCTGAATCTGCTTTTGCTGCAGCAGTTAAG GCTGCTTTCTTGGCAATGAAGAGCAAAGGAGGGAAGCTTATGGTGTTTCAATCAG TTTTGTGTTCTGTTGGTGTTGGAGCACTTTCTTCTAGAGAGGCAGAAGGGAGAGCTAATATGTCTGCCAATGAAAAG GAGGCCCATAAGTTATTACAGCCAGCAGACAAAACTCTGAAGACCATGGCTATCGAATTTGCTGAATACCAG GTCTGTGTAGATTTATTTATCACAAGTCAGGCTTACGTTGACATGGCCTCAATATCCGTCATTCCAACAACTACTGGAGGACAg GTGTATTGTTATTACCCTTTCTCAGCTCTCTCAGATCCTCCCAAGCTTTACAACGATCTTAAATGGAATATTACTAGGCCGCAGGGTTTTGAGGCTGTCATGCGAGTCAGATGCAGCCAG GGTGTTCAAGTGCACGAATATTCAGGGAATTTCTGCAAACGCATTCCAACCGACATTGATCTTCCAGCG ATTGACTGTGACAAAGCGATAATGGTGACATTAAAGCATGATGACAAACTACAAGATGGAGCTGAATGTTCTTTCCAG TGCGCCCTTCTGTATACTACCATATATGGAGAAAGAAGAATTAGGGTTACCACTCTATCACTCCCCTGTACGAACCTTCTCAGTAATTTATTTCGCGCAGCTGATTTGGATTCTCAATTTGCTTGTATGCTGAAACAAG CGGCTAATGAAATCCCTACAAAGGCACTTCCATTGGTAAAGGAGCAAGCAATCAATAGTTGCACTAATGCACTCTATGCCTATCGTAAATTCTGTGCCACAGTTACATCGTCTGGACAACTTATTCTTCCTGAAGCGCTCAAGCTTTTGCCATTATATACTCTCG caTTGACCAAAAGTGTGGGTTTAAGGACAGACGGGAGGATTGATGATCGATCATTCTGGATCAACTATGTGTCTTCTATATCTACTCCTTTGGCAGTCCCACTGGTTTATCCCAGAATGATTTCTGTCCACGACCTTGATGCAAAG GACGATGAAGGATCAGTCCTTCCTCCTTCAATCCCATTGTCAAGTGAACACATTAGCAATGAGGGAGTCTATTTTCTTGAGAATGGTGAAGATGGTCTACTCTATGTTGCTGAATCAGTGGACTCTGGTATACTGCAGAAACTTTTCGGTGTTCCTTCAGTGGCTGAAATTCCAAGCCAG TATGTGCTGCAGCAATATGATAATCAGCTATCAAAGAAGTTCAATGATGTGGTAAATGAAATAAGGAAGCAAAGATGTTCTTACCTAAG CATCAAATTGTGCAAGAAAGGAGATCCATCAG GAATGCTGTTTCTGTCACATATGGTAGAGGACAGGACAGCAAGCGGCCCATCATATGTGGAGTTTCTTGTTCAAGTCCATCGCCAAATCCAGCTCAAGATGAACTGA
- the LOC103850686 gene encoding probable ADP-ribosylation factor GTPase-activating protein AGD14 isoform X1: MGSKMKEDERTEKAIRSLLKLPENRRCINCNSLGPQYVCSTFWTFVCINCSGIHREFTHRVKSISMAKFTAEEVSALRAGGNERARQVYFKEWDTQRDAYPDASNIFKLRDFIRSVYVDKRYSTESNDKISQQKPAVTEDYKESKKASANFLGSRSFHSVDKPEIKSGNRSLKYYFEDKEPKQQQQQLVTHNPKSRALPKSPIRFEIVDDRYRDDGSVKRYDARRETRGSSKSLDLSNNKETSGLPIVRHASELIGENHPRLRVEKIVKVEKKKDPVNNQLAASSSKMESPGSLIDDVPSQKAIEGPAPNSLEALLFGYSDPSEDNHPAANLETPAMPRTQDSVTSVVTAPTISHAGSLELALLPDAADNLSIKDMATTSAAENNQVESSTLPKEPSDTSMEQSTLAITNYAYGDHQEETKSSVRSALPEDLFSGGFSFASPHDVHAQHHGMGYGMQYYQYPMATGAFPYTAKPSSNPFDVSYDDTCPNQTPQYPSMEYTHGGGLPLVSVPRGASDSSSMAADSFGLMMASQSPFYAPGLSPTSPSLASNLLPGAYAGQQPHENMPPSFRRQEMNSMGNAEATYNGAHSYHQANFNGYPSVNPNAYVSRGNPFD; this comes from the exons ATGGGGAGCAAGATGAAGGAAGACGAGCGAACTGAAAAGGCTATCAGGAGTTTGCTGAAGCTTCCCGAGAACCGAAGATGCATCAACTGCAACAGTCTG GGTCCACAATATGTCTGCTCAACGTTCTGGACTTTTGTCTGCATCAACTGCAGCGGAATCCA TCGAGAGTTTACTCATCGAGTGAAATCTATATCAATGGCCAAGTTCACGGCAGAAGAAGTTAGTGCACTCCGTGCAGGAGGAAACGAG CGAGCCAGACAAGTTTATTTTAAAGAATGGGATACTCAGCGTGATGCTTACCCTGATGCCAG TAATATCTTCAAGCTCAGGGACTTTATCAGAAGTGTCTATGTGGATAAAAGATACAGTACTGAGAGCAATGACAAGATCTCACAGCAAAAACCG GCAGTGACTGAGGATTACAAGGAAAGCAAGAAGGCCAGTGCAAACTTCTTGGGATCTAGAAGCTTTCACTCTGTTGATAAACCTGAAATAAAGAGTGGAAACagatctcttaagtattattttGAAGACAAGGAAcctaaacaacaacaacaacaacttgtTACACATAACCCAAAGTCTAGAGCCTTACCAAAGAGTCCTATCCGCTTTGAGATTGTTGACGATAGGTACAGAGACGATGGAAGTGTTAAGAGATACGATGCACGTAGAGAGACCAGAGGAAGCTCCAAATCACTAGACCTCTCTAACAACAAGGAAACTTCCGGTTTGCCCATTGTACGCCATGCAAGTGAACTCATAGGAGAGAATCATCCTCGTTTGCGCGTAGAAAAGATTGTCAAAGTTGAGAAAAAGAAGGATCCAGTGAACAATCAG TTGGCTGCATCATCTAGTAAAATGGAGAGTCCTGGAAGTTTAATTGATGATGTACCTTCTCAAAAGGCCATTGAGGGTCCAGCTCCTAACTCTTTGGAAGCTTTGTTGTTTGGATACTCTGATCCTTCTGAGGACAATCATCCTGCAGCTAACCTTGAGACCCCGGCGATGCCAAGAACACAAGACAGTGTTACCTCTGTTGTCACAGCACCTACAATCTCGCACGCCGGTTCTTTAGAGCTAGCTCTTCTACCTGATGCTGCTGATAACTTAAGTATAAAAGATATGGCTACAACAAGTGCAGCTGAAAATAACCAG GTGGAGTCATCTACACTACCTAAGGAACCATCAGATACCTCTATGGAACAATCAACACTAGCTATCACAAATTATGCTTATGGAGATCATCAAGAAGAGACAAAATCTAGTGTAAGAAGTGCACTTCCTGAG GACCTTTTCTCTGGAGGCTTCTCATTTGCCTCTCCGCATGATGTTCATGCTCAACATCATGGCATGGGATATGGCATGCAATATTATCAATATCCTATG GCTACTGGAGCCTTTCCATACACGGCAAAACCATCATCAAATCCCTTTGATGTCAGTTATGATGATACATGTCCAAACCAAACACCACAA TATCCTTCAATGGAATACACACACGGAGGAGGCTTGCCTCTTGTGTCAGTTCCAAGAGGTGCTTCAGATTCATCAAGCATGGCTGCAGATTCGTTTGGACTAATGATGGCCTCTCAGTCTCCTTTTTACGCACCAGGTTTGTCTCCAACTTCTCCATCTCTTGCATCCAATCTTCTCCCTG GTGCATACGCAGGGCAGCAACCACATGAAAACATGCCCCCATCTTTCAG AAGGCAAGAGATGAATAGCATGGGTAATGCAGAAGCTACTTACAACGGTGCACACTCATATCATCAAGCAAACTTTAATGGATATCCTTCTGTAAACCCAAATGCTTATGTTTCTAGAGGAAATCCCTTTGACTGA
- the LOC103850686 gene encoding probable ADP-ribosylation factor GTPase-activating protein AGD14 isoform X4, with the protein MGSKMKEDERTEKAIRSLLKLPENRRCINCNSLGPQYVCSTFWTFVCINCSGIHREFTHRVKSISMAKFTAEEVSALRAGGNERARQVYFKEWDTQRDAYPDASNIFKLRDFIRSVYVDKRYSTESNDKISQQKPAVTEDYKESKKASANFLGSRSFHSVDKPEIKSGNRSLKYYFEDKEPKQQQQQLVTHNPKSRALPKSPIRFEIVDDRYRDDGSVKRYDARRETRGSSKSLDLSNNKETSGLPIVRHASELIGENHPRLRVEKIVKVEKKKDPVNNQLAASSSKMESPGSLIDDVPSQKAIEGPAPNSLEALLFGYSDPSEDNHPAANLETPAMPRTQDSVTSVVTAPTISHAGSLELALLPDAADNLSIKDMATTSAAENNQVESSTLPKEPSDTSMEQSTLAITNYAYGDHQEETKSSVRSALPEDLFSGGFSFASPHDVHAQHHGMGYGMQYYQYPMATGAFPYTAKPSSNPFDVSYDDTCPNQTPQYPSMEYTHGGGLPLVSVPRGASDSSSMAADSFGLMMASQSPFYAPGAYAGQQPHENMPPSFRQEMNSMGNAEATYNGAHSYHQANFNGYPSVNPNAYVSRGNPFD; encoded by the exons ATGGGGAGCAAGATGAAGGAAGACGAGCGAACTGAAAAGGCTATCAGGAGTTTGCTGAAGCTTCCCGAGAACCGAAGATGCATCAACTGCAACAGTCTG GGTCCACAATATGTCTGCTCAACGTTCTGGACTTTTGTCTGCATCAACTGCAGCGGAATCCA TCGAGAGTTTACTCATCGAGTGAAATCTATATCAATGGCCAAGTTCACGGCAGAAGAAGTTAGTGCACTCCGTGCAGGAGGAAACGAG CGAGCCAGACAAGTTTATTTTAAAGAATGGGATACTCAGCGTGATGCTTACCCTGATGCCAG TAATATCTTCAAGCTCAGGGACTTTATCAGAAGTGTCTATGTGGATAAAAGATACAGTACTGAGAGCAATGACAAGATCTCACAGCAAAAACCG GCAGTGACTGAGGATTACAAGGAAAGCAAGAAGGCCAGTGCAAACTTCTTGGGATCTAGAAGCTTTCACTCTGTTGATAAACCTGAAATAAAGAGTGGAAACagatctcttaagtattattttGAAGACAAGGAAcctaaacaacaacaacaacaacttgtTACACATAACCCAAAGTCTAGAGCCTTACCAAAGAGTCCTATCCGCTTTGAGATTGTTGACGATAGGTACAGAGACGATGGAAGTGTTAAGAGATACGATGCACGTAGAGAGACCAGAGGAAGCTCCAAATCACTAGACCTCTCTAACAACAAGGAAACTTCCGGTTTGCCCATTGTACGCCATGCAAGTGAACTCATAGGAGAGAATCATCCTCGTTTGCGCGTAGAAAAGATTGTCAAAGTTGAGAAAAAGAAGGATCCAGTGAACAATCAG TTGGCTGCATCATCTAGTAAAATGGAGAGTCCTGGAAGTTTAATTGATGATGTACCTTCTCAAAAGGCCATTGAGGGTCCAGCTCCTAACTCTTTGGAAGCTTTGTTGTTTGGATACTCTGATCCTTCTGAGGACAATCATCCTGCAGCTAACCTTGAGACCCCGGCGATGCCAAGAACACAAGACAGTGTTACCTCTGTTGTCACAGCACCTACAATCTCGCACGCCGGTTCTTTAGAGCTAGCTCTTCTACCTGATGCTGCTGATAACTTAAGTATAAAAGATATGGCTACAACAAGTGCAGCTGAAAATAACCAG GTGGAGTCATCTACACTACCTAAGGAACCATCAGATACCTCTATGGAACAATCAACACTAGCTATCACAAATTATGCTTATGGAGATCATCAAGAAGAGACAAAATCTAGTGTAAGAAGTGCACTTCCTGAG GACCTTTTCTCTGGAGGCTTCTCATTTGCCTCTCCGCATGATGTTCATGCTCAACATCATGGCATGGGATATGGCATGCAATATTATCAATATCCTATG GCTACTGGAGCCTTTCCATACACGGCAAAACCATCATCAAATCCCTTTGATGTCAGTTATGATGATACATGTCCAAACCAAACACCACAA TATCCTTCAATGGAATACACACACGGAGGAGGCTTGCCTCTTGTGTCAGTTCCAAGAGGTGCTTCAGATTCATCAAGCATGGCTGCAGATTCGTTTGGACTAATGATGGCCTCTCAGTCTCCTTTTTACGCACCAG GTGCATACGCAGGGCAGCAACCACATGAAAACATGCCCCCATCTTTCAG GCAAGAGATGAATAGCATGGGTAATGCAGAAGCTACTTACAACGGTGCACACTCATATCATCAAGCAAACTTTAATGGATATCCTTCTGTAAACCCAAATGCTTATGTTTCTAGAGGAAATCCCTTTGACTGA
- the LOC103850686 gene encoding probable ADP-ribosylation factor GTPase-activating protein AGD14 isoform X3, with protein sequence MGSKMKEDERTEKAIRSLLKLPENRRCINCNSLGPQYVCSTFWTFVCINCSGIHREFTHRVKSISMAKFTAEEVSALRAGGNERARQVYFKEWDTQRDAYPDASNIFKLRDFIRSVYVDKRYSTESNDKISQQKPAVTEDYKESKKASANFLGSRSFHSVDKPEIKSGNRSLKYYFEDKEPKQQQQQLVTHNPKSRALPKSPIRFEIVDDRYRDDGSVKRYDARRETRGSSKSLDLSNNKETSGLPIVRHASELIGENHPRLRVEKIVKVEKKKDPVNNQLAASSSKMESPGSLIDDVPSQKAIEGPAPNSLEALLFGYSDPSEDNHPAANLETPAMPRTQDSVTSVVTAPTISHAGSLELALLPDAADNLSIKDMATTSAAENNQVESSTLPKEPSDTSMEQSTLAITNYAYGDHQEETKSSVRSALPEDLFSGGFSFASPHDVHAQHHGMGYGMQYYQYPMATGAFPYTAKPSSNPFDVSYDDTCPNQTPQYPSMEYTHGGGLPLVSVPRGASDSSSMAADSFGLMMASQSPFYAPGAYAGQQPHENMPPSFRRQEMNSMGNAEATYNGAHSYHQANFNGYPSVNPNAYVSRGNPFD encoded by the exons ATGGGGAGCAAGATGAAGGAAGACGAGCGAACTGAAAAGGCTATCAGGAGTTTGCTGAAGCTTCCCGAGAACCGAAGATGCATCAACTGCAACAGTCTG GGTCCACAATATGTCTGCTCAACGTTCTGGACTTTTGTCTGCATCAACTGCAGCGGAATCCA TCGAGAGTTTACTCATCGAGTGAAATCTATATCAATGGCCAAGTTCACGGCAGAAGAAGTTAGTGCACTCCGTGCAGGAGGAAACGAG CGAGCCAGACAAGTTTATTTTAAAGAATGGGATACTCAGCGTGATGCTTACCCTGATGCCAG TAATATCTTCAAGCTCAGGGACTTTATCAGAAGTGTCTATGTGGATAAAAGATACAGTACTGAGAGCAATGACAAGATCTCACAGCAAAAACCG GCAGTGACTGAGGATTACAAGGAAAGCAAGAAGGCCAGTGCAAACTTCTTGGGATCTAGAAGCTTTCACTCTGTTGATAAACCTGAAATAAAGAGTGGAAACagatctcttaagtattattttGAAGACAAGGAAcctaaacaacaacaacaacaacttgtTACACATAACCCAAAGTCTAGAGCCTTACCAAAGAGTCCTATCCGCTTTGAGATTGTTGACGATAGGTACAGAGACGATGGAAGTGTTAAGAGATACGATGCACGTAGAGAGACCAGAGGAAGCTCCAAATCACTAGACCTCTCTAACAACAAGGAAACTTCCGGTTTGCCCATTGTACGCCATGCAAGTGAACTCATAGGAGAGAATCATCCTCGTTTGCGCGTAGAAAAGATTGTCAAAGTTGAGAAAAAGAAGGATCCAGTGAACAATCAG TTGGCTGCATCATCTAGTAAAATGGAGAGTCCTGGAAGTTTAATTGATGATGTACCTTCTCAAAAGGCCATTGAGGGTCCAGCTCCTAACTCTTTGGAAGCTTTGTTGTTTGGATACTCTGATCCTTCTGAGGACAATCATCCTGCAGCTAACCTTGAGACCCCGGCGATGCCAAGAACACAAGACAGTGTTACCTCTGTTGTCACAGCACCTACAATCTCGCACGCCGGTTCTTTAGAGCTAGCTCTTCTACCTGATGCTGCTGATAACTTAAGTATAAAAGATATGGCTACAACAAGTGCAGCTGAAAATAACCAG GTGGAGTCATCTACACTACCTAAGGAACCATCAGATACCTCTATGGAACAATCAACACTAGCTATCACAAATTATGCTTATGGAGATCATCAAGAAGAGACAAAATCTAGTGTAAGAAGTGCACTTCCTGAG GACCTTTTCTCTGGAGGCTTCTCATTTGCCTCTCCGCATGATGTTCATGCTCAACATCATGGCATGGGATATGGCATGCAATATTATCAATATCCTATG GCTACTGGAGCCTTTCCATACACGGCAAAACCATCATCAAATCCCTTTGATGTCAGTTATGATGATACATGTCCAAACCAAACACCACAA TATCCTTCAATGGAATACACACACGGAGGAGGCTTGCCTCTTGTGTCAGTTCCAAGAGGTGCTTCAGATTCATCAAGCATGGCTGCAGATTCGTTTGGACTAATGATGGCCTCTCAGTCTCCTTTTTACGCACCAG GTGCATACGCAGGGCAGCAACCACATGAAAACATGCCCCCATCTTTCAG AAGGCAAGAGATGAATAGCATGGGTAATGCAGAAGCTACTTACAACGGTGCACACTCATATCATCAAGCAAACTTTAATGGATATCCTTCTGTAAACCCAAATGCTTATGTTTCTAGAGGAAATCCCTTTGACTGA
- the LOC103850686 gene encoding probable ADP-ribosylation factor GTPase-activating protein AGD14 isoform X2, whose product MGSKMKEDERTEKAIRSLLKLPENRRCINCNSLGPQYVCSTFWTFVCINCSGIHREFTHRVKSISMAKFTAEEVSALRAGGNERARQVYFKEWDTQRDAYPDASNIFKLRDFIRSVYVDKRYSTESNDKISQQKPAVTEDYKESKKASANFLGSRSFHSVDKPEIKSGNRSLKYYFEDKEPKQQQQQLVTHNPKSRALPKSPIRFEIVDDRYRDDGSVKRYDARRETRGSSKSLDLSNNKETSGLPIVRHASELIGENHPRLRVEKIVKVEKKKDPVNNQLAASSSKMESPGSLIDDVPSQKAIEGPAPNSLEALLFGYSDPSEDNHPAANLETPAMPRTQDSVTSVVTAPTISHAGSLELALLPDAADNLSIKDMATTSAAENNQVESSTLPKEPSDTSMEQSTLAITNYAYGDHQEETKSSVRSALPEDLFSGGFSFASPHDVHAQHHGMGYGMQYYQYPMATGAFPYTAKPSSNPFDVSYDDTCPNQTPQYPSMEYTHGGGLPLVSVPRGASDSSSMAADSFGLMMASQSPFYAPGLSPTSPSLASNLLPGAYAGQQPHENMPPSFRQEMNSMGNAEATYNGAHSYHQANFNGYPSVNPNAYVSRGNPFD is encoded by the exons ATGGGGAGCAAGATGAAGGAAGACGAGCGAACTGAAAAGGCTATCAGGAGTTTGCTGAAGCTTCCCGAGAACCGAAGATGCATCAACTGCAACAGTCTG GGTCCACAATATGTCTGCTCAACGTTCTGGACTTTTGTCTGCATCAACTGCAGCGGAATCCA TCGAGAGTTTACTCATCGAGTGAAATCTATATCAATGGCCAAGTTCACGGCAGAAGAAGTTAGTGCACTCCGTGCAGGAGGAAACGAG CGAGCCAGACAAGTTTATTTTAAAGAATGGGATACTCAGCGTGATGCTTACCCTGATGCCAG TAATATCTTCAAGCTCAGGGACTTTATCAGAAGTGTCTATGTGGATAAAAGATACAGTACTGAGAGCAATGACAAGATCTCACAGCAAAAACCG GCAGTGACTGAGGATTACAAGGAAAGCAAGAAGGCCAGTGCAAACTTCTTGGGATCTAGAAGCTTTCACTCTGTTGATAAACCTGAAATAAAGAGTGGAAACagatctcttaagtattattttGAAGACAAGGAAcctaaacaacaacaacaacaacttgtTACACATAACCCAAAGTCTAGAGCCTTACCAAAGAGTCCTATCCGCTTTGAGATTGTTGACGATAGGTACAGAGACGATGGAAGTGTTAAGAGATACGATGCACGTAGAGAGACCAGAGGAAGCTCCAAATCACTAGACCTCTCTAACAACAAGGAAACTTCCGGTTTGCCCATTGTACGCCATGCAAGTGAACTCATAGGAGAGAATCATCCTCGTTTGCGCGTAGAAAAGATTGTCAAAGTTGAGAAAAAGAAGGATCCAGTGAACAATCAG TTGGCTGCATCATCTAGTAAAATGGAGAGTCCTGGAAGTTTAATTGATGATGTACCTTCTCAAAAGGCCATTGAGGGTCCAGCTCCTAACTCTTTGGAAGCTTTGTTGTTTGGATACTCTGATCCTTCTGAGGACAATCATCCTGCAGCTAACCTTGAGACCCCGGCGATGCCAAGAACACAAGACAGTGTTACCTCTGTTGTCACAGCACCTACAATCTCGCACGCCGGTTCTTTAGAGCTAGCTCTTCTACCTGATGCTGCTGATAACTTAAGTATAAAAGATATGGCTACAACAAGTGCAGCTGAAAATAACCAG GTGGAGTCATCTACACTACCTAAGGAACCATCAGATACCTCTATGGAACAATCAACACTAGCTATCACAAATTATGCTTATGGAGATCATCAAGAAGAGACAAAATCTAGTGTAAGAAGTGCACTTCCTGAG GACCTTTTCTCTGGAGGCTTCTCATTTGCCTCTCCGCATGATGTTCATGCTCAACATCATGGCATGGGATATGGCATGCAATATTATCAATATCCTATG GCTACTGGAGCCTTTCCATACACGGCAAAACCATCATCAAATCCCTTTGATGTCAGTTATGATGATACATGTCCAAACCAAACACCACAA TATCCTTCAATGGAATACACACACGGAGGAGGCTTGCCTCTTGTGTCAGTTCCAAGAGGTGCTTCAGATTCATCAAGCATGGCTGCAGATTCGTTTGGACTAATGATGGCCTCTCAGTCTCCTTTTTACGCACCAGGTTTGTCTCCAACTTCTCCATCTCTTGCATCCAATCTTCTCCCTG GTGCATACGCAGGGCAGCAACCACATGAAAACATGCCCCCATCTTTCAG GCAAGAGATGAATAGCATGGGTAATGCAGAAGCTACTTACAACGGTGCACACTCATATCATCAAGCAAACTTTAATGGATATCCTTCTGTAAACCCAAATGCTTATGTTTCTAGAGGAAATCCCTTTGACTGA